Below is a window of Desulfoplanes formicivorans DNA.
GGTCTTGGGTTTGACCACGGCATAAGGACTCACTGATGCGCCCTTGGTGGAAAAGGGAGGCTGGTTCTGAACCCTGGAATAAATGGACTCAAACTCCTGCTTCTTGGATTCCACAAAATCGAAGAGCATGCCTGTGGGGCGCTCATTGGGCTTCATGTCGATGTATTTTTTCAGGGGTTCCAGGGGAAAGCGGTATCTGAAATCGAAACTGCCTTCGGAGCGGACCCAGACCATGCCTGGTTCAATCCATTGGTGGGACAGTTCACCCACCTGAACATAGGCAAAGGTGCCAATGACACAGTCATGCAGCGATGTCAGATCCACCGTGGCAAAGGGGCCGAGAAAGGCTCCTTCCATGGGTGCCCCGTGGATGTTGGCGTGGTGCAGGGACAGGGTGTTTTTGATGACGAATTCTTCCAGATTTTCCGGGTCATGGGAAAAATTGTGCACCAGGGTCTTGATGAGAAAACTGTCCTTGATGACCACTTTTTCATCATGGTGCAAGGGGATGCTGAGACCCTCGTAGTCAAAATGTGTTCCCTTGCGTTTGAACTCATCACCCCGGATATCTGTTTTGTAAATGAGGGAGTGCTCCACCGTGCATCTGCCCAGCAAATAGCTTCCTGCCAGGCAGGAATTCTTGAACTTGAGATGCAGAGGGAGGTCCGGGGAAAGTCCGTAAAATGCGTAGAACTGGGCGAATTTTTCCTCGGGAATGAGCTCTAGGGCATAGGGGCCGCAATCCACTTTGGGACCACGCAGATTGATGTTGATCCGGTTGACGATGCGTCGGGTAAGCTGTCGAAGATGTTCCATGGTTTCATAGGCCTCCAGGGTATTTTTTCCCTTTGGTTTGATGGTGTTTTATAGCAAGAACCACGGAAGACATGGCTGCCTTCCGTGGTTTTATGGGTTTGAGACGCTTGGTGACTGGTTAGGGGATGGTGATGGGCATGCCCATCAGCGGCCAGACAACATAAACAGCCAGCCCGACCACAACCATAAGCAGTATGCTTGCAGGAATTCCGTACATGAAGAATTCACCAGTTGTAAACTGTTTTGAGTCATACGCAATGGCGTTGGGAGCCGCACCTACCAGGAGCAGGAAGGGCATACCCGCTGTCACCAGGGAGGCAAAGAGAATGACTTCGGGGGCAACGTGCAGAAAGGGCGCGATGACCAATGCCACGGGCAGGGAGATGGCGATGGCGGCCACGTTCATGATGAAGTTGGTCATCATCATGACAAAAAAGGCAATGGACATGACAAAGACGAACCAGTGGGAATCCTTGAACATGTTCAGCCAGTTAATGGCCAGCCATTCGGCGGCTCCGGTCTGCCAGAGGCAGAAACCAATGCTCATGGCTCCGGCAAACAGCAGGATGATATTCCAGGGAACATCTTCCAGATTCTTGATGTCCAGAATGTTGAGCACATAGAAGAGAATGGTGGAAACCAGGATGATGGCTGTCTTGTCGATGGACTTGAGCTCGGGAATAAAGGAGCGAAGGGACATGACCAGAATGACTCCGCCCACAATGACAGCGGCCAGAATTTCATCCCGGGTCATGGGACCGAGAACGGAATTGAGCTCCCGGGCCTTTTCGCGAAGGCCGGGAATGGTCTTTTTTTCGGGTTTGAATACGATCATGAAGAAGCCCCACAAGAGAAAGACCATGAGCCAGCCGATGGGCGCCATGTAATAGGACAGCTGAAAAAAGGTGATGTCCGTGTGGATGATCTCCTTGAAAAAGCCGATGGCAACGGCTCCGCGGGCCGCACCCAGCAGGGTGACGATGCTTCCGGCTCCGGCCACATAGGCCATGCCGATGAACAACCCCTTGCCAAATTTGGTGGGTTTGTTGCCTTCGCCGTACATGGCATAGATGGTCAGCAGCAGGGGATAGATGGTCGCGGCAACAGCCGTATGGGCCATGACATGGGTCATGGCCGCGGTGACAACAAAGCAGCCGAGATAGATCATGCTCGTCTTTTCCCCGACAACCATGAGCATCTTGTAGGCCAATCGCTTGGTCAGCCCGGTTTTGGTGAACACGGCACCGATGATCAGCGAGGCAAAGATGAACAGAACCGAGGGATCCATGAAATCCTTAAAGGCAACTTTTGCGTCGCGTATATGGAACATGGCCTGGAGAACCCCGATGGCCAGGCTGGTGATACCAATGGGTACGACCTCAAAGACCCACCATACACCGGCGAGTAAGAACACGGCCAGGGCTCCCTTGCCTTCCCTGCTCAGGGTGATGTGATCGCCGGTTATGGGGTTAACGGCATCCGGCCATGGGGGGCAGTAGTAGACAATGGTGAACAGAGCCACGCCCAGTACAATGAAAAATATCCGGCTCCATTCAATTCCACCGGTTTTTGCAACAGTCATGCTCTTTTTCTCCTTGCGTGTTTGGAAAGTGGATATGCAGGGATCCTCCAGAGCTATTTCTTCTGGGGGATGTCACATTGTTCAATGGCTTCACAGAACGTGCTGAAGATATCAAAGGAGCGGAGTACTCCTACGAAGGTATCTTCTTTCTTGACCAGCAGGGCGTGTTTGTTGTTCACGATCATGCGGTGGACAGCCAGGTCCAGAGTCGCCTCGGCATCAATCACGTCTTGTGGGATCATTTCCCATTCAATGTCCTTGAGAACAACCTGGGCTGCCTTGTGGCATACATCTTCCAAAGGGCTGGCCCAGAGATCAAAGGATTCGAGCATGGATTCCACATATCCGGGCTG
It encodes the following:
- a CDS encoding transferase, translating into MEHLRQLTRRIVNRININLRGPKVDCGPYALELIPEEKFAQFYAFYGLSPDLPLHLKFKNSCLAGSYLLGRCTVEHSLIYKTDIRGDEFKRKGTHFDYEGLSIPLHHDEKVVIKDSFLIKTLVHNFSHDPENLEEFVIKNTLSLHHANIHGAPMEGAFLGPFATVDLTSLHDCVIGTFAYVQVGELSHQWIEPGMVWVRSEGSFDFRYRFPLEPLKKYIDMKPNERPTGMLFDFVESKKQEFESIYSRVQNQPPFSTKGASVSPYAVVKPKTLIGENVLVAQRAYVENSSLGRGSNAQENCYIIDSTLDGNNVTAHGGKIINSTLGQNVFVGFNAFVHGKPNAIITIGKDSIIMPHAVIDAQEPVTIPENTLVWGLVTCQKDLELNSVSLDKLAQVDGKWEQGSMVFQGHGKAFVEAFKHRITHILEANGAFFDGKDMGGHAQKGQDISFNIIQPYAEGPFRGMYPTMDIRHLVD
- a CDS encoding SLC13 family permease, with the protein product MTVAKTGGIEWSRIFFIVLGVALFTIVYYCPPWPDAVNPITGDHITLSREGKGALAVFLLAGVWWVFEVVPIGITSLAIGVLQAMFHIRDAKVAFKDFMDPSVLFIFASLIIGAVFTKTGLTKRLAYKMLMVVGEKTSMIYLGCFVVTAAMTHVMAHTAVAATIYPLLLTIYAMYGEGNKPTKFGKGLFIGMAYVAGAGSIVTLLGAARGAVAIGFFKEIIHTDITFFQLSYYMAPIGWLMVFLLWGFFMIVFKPEKKTIPGLREKARELNSVLGPMTRDEILAAVIVGGVILVMSLRSFIPELKSIDKTAIILVSTILFYVLNILDIKNLEDVPWNIILLFAGAMSIGFCLWQTGAAEWLAINWLNMFKDSHWFVFVMSIAFFVMMMTNFIMNVAAIAISLPVALVIAPFLHVAPEVILFASLVTAGMPFLLLVGAAPNAIAYDSKQFTTGEFFMYGIPASILLMVVVGLAVYVVWPLMGMPITIP